The following coding sequences lie in one Mesotoga sp. UBA6090 genomic window:
- a CDS encoding aspartate aminotransferase family protein yields MISSVYSPFPLRIVSAHGINIKTDQGEFLDTFAGIGVLAFGHSDVATVEAVTSKIKRFSHTSNYFIDEDAISLSEKLLQFSRSKGEVYFSNSGTEATEAAIKAVRKLRSGKLVSFEGNFHGRTMGALSLTHSEKLRKPFEPLLQDVLFLPKRVEDFERAVREEEIAAVFVETIQGNSGVLPYPADLVRTIEDLRKDRGFLVVADEIQSGLCRTGEYFGYHNYEIEPDMVILGKAVGGGLPLGAVVFRGLSPFALGDHGSTFAPNPISLAAGLSVVSRMNYDLLESVRICGAQLMENLKRLPWTKEVSGMGLMIGVSTEDPDKVKALAFERRVLLNVTGGRIRFLPALNITIEEINEITERLDFGG; encoded by the coding sequence ATGATTTCGAGCGTCTATTCACCTTTTCCTCTTAGAATCGTCAGTGCACATGGAATAAACATAAAGACAGACCAGGGGGAGTTCCTGGATACATTTGCCGGAATAGGGGTCCTTGCCTTTGGCCACTCAGACGTTGCAACAGTAGAAGCCGTTACCTCGAAAATCAAGCGCTTCTCTCACACATCGAACTATTTTATCGATGAGGATGCCATTTCTCTAAGTGAAAAGCTCCTTCAATTCTCACGTTCTAAAGGTGAAGTTTACTTCTCAAACTCCGGTACGGAGGCTACAGAAGCCGCAATCAAGGCCGTGAGAAAACTCAGAAGTGGAAAACTCGTTTCATTCGAAGGCAATTTCCACGGAAGAACGATGGGCGCTCTTTCTCTTACACACAGTGAGAAACTCCGCAAACCCTTCGAACCGCTCCTTCAAGATGTCCTCTTTCTGCCCAAACGAGTGGAGGATTTTGAAAGGGCTGTCAGAGAAGAAGAAATCGCTGCCGTTTTCGTCGAAACGATACAGGGTAACAGCGGAGTCTTGCCTTATCCTGCCGATCTTGTCCGTACTATAGAAGACCTCAGAAAAGATAGGGGCTTCTTGGTAGTTGCCGATGAGATTCAGAGCGGTCTGTGCAGGACCGGTGAATACTTCGGTTATCACAATTACGAAATTGAACCTGACATGGTTATACTAGGGAAGGCGGTCGGCGGGGGCCTGCCGCTGGGAGCGGTTGTTTTTAGAGGATTATCGCCATTTGCGCTGGGAGATCACGGATCGACATTTGCCCCAAATCCTATCAGTCTTGCTGCTGGACTTTCCGTTGTGTCAAGAATGAATTACGACCTTCTAGAAAGTGTTAGAATATGTGGGGCACAGCTGATGGAGAACCTGAAGAGGCTCCCCTGGACAAAAGAAGTGAGTGGGATGGGTCTGATGATAGGAGTATCAACAGAAGATCCGGACAAGGTCAAAGCCCTGGCCTTTGAAAGAAGGGTGCTTCTCAATGTCACAGGTGGGCGAATAAGGTTCTTGCCGGCCTTGAATATTACGATCGAAGAGATAAACGAGATCACGGAAAGGCTAGATTTTGGAGGTTGA
- the lysA gene encoding diaminopimelate decarboxylase has translation MIDFQKLANEFGTPLYVYDAQKIRKRIAKAKKVFEGLDAEIVFALKANNNPSLLKIMAEEEIGADVVSRGELLASKMAGMKRILWNGNGKTHEDIVHFTNQGLDIVCVDSLQELPLWDGIDVIKLLRVNPDVDAKTHPHISTGLRAHKFGVPIENVEAVADRVDGLHLHIGSQITDVEPFLDAYSKALECAKKFGFKYIDLGGGWGIDYEGEELDIEKLQKGIGNLFSDFEGKLIAELGRYIIGPAGYLVTTVVSVKPSEKIFVVTDAGMNALIRPVLYDAHHRIQVLSGTGKSVTADVVGPLCESGDILARSRKIELPIPGTAIVFENAGAYGFSMANNYNGMPLPAEVLVDGDSVKLIRRRQSIEELFTNVKM, from the coding sequence ATGATTGATTTTCAGAAACTCGCAAATGAGTTCGGTACTCCCCTTTATGTATATGATGCTCAAAAGATAAGAAAGAGAATTGCCAAAGCCAAGAAGGTCTTCGAGGGTCTCGATGCCGAGATAGTCTTTGCCTTAAAGGCCAACAATAATCCTTCACTTCTCAAGATCATGGCAGAAGAGGAAATAGGCGCAGACGTTGTGTCCAGGGGAGAGCTACTCGCGTCCAAAATGGCCGGGATGAAGCGAATCCTCTGGAACGGTAACGGCAAAACTCATGAGGATATTGTACATTTCACTAACCAGGGACTGGACATTGTCTGTGTGGATTCGTTGCAGGAACTCCCTCTCTGGGATGGCATTGACGTGATAAAGCTCCTGAGAGTCAATCCCGATGTTGATGCGAAAACCCATCCGCATATATCCACAGGGCTCAGGGCTCATAAATTTGGTGTACCAATAGAAAATGTTGAGGCGGTAGCCGATAGAGTAGACGGTCTGCATCTCCATATTGGCTCGCAGATAACTGATGTTGAACCCTTTTTGGATGCATATTCAAAGGCACTCGAGTGTGCCAAGAAATTTGGTTTCAAGTACATTGACCTTGGCGGCGGCTGGGGTATCGACTATGAAGGTGAAGAACTTGATATAGAAAAGCTTCAGAAAGGCATAGGGAACCTGTTTTCCGATTTTGAAGGAAAGCTAATTGCCGAGCTCGGAAGATACATAATCGGACCTGCCGGATATCTGGTAACCACCGTAGTCAGCGTGAAACCTTCTGAGAAGATTTTTGTCGTGACCGACGCAGGGATGAATGCTTTGATAAGGCCGGTTCTTTATGATGCCCATCACAGAATACAGGTGCTTTCAGGAACAGGCAAGAGCGTTACTGCAGATGTTGTCGGCCCTCTCTGCGAAAGCGGAGATATCCTCGCGAGAAGCAGAAAGATAGAGTTGCCTATACCGGGAACAGCAATCGTCTTCGAAAACGCTGGCGCCTACGGTTTTTCCATGGCCAACAACTACAATGGAATGCCCTTGCCCGCGGAAGTGCTCGTCGATGGAGACTCCGTAAAACTCATCCGCCGCAGGCAGAGCATAGAAGAGCTCTTCACAAACGTCAAAATGTAA